Proteins from a single region of Candidatus Binatia bacterium:
- the pyrE gene encoding orotate phosphoribosyltransferase — protein sequence MSGVELDLHSALKRQGALLEGHFRLSSGRHSDRFVQKFRILEDPLLLEPAGRAIAEHFRALQPTVVVSAAVGGILLGYEVARHLGVKAVFVEKENGAPVLRRGFTLSPADRALVVEDVVTTGFSVREVIGVVRHHGAHVVGVGAMVLRSAVDFGVPTHALLDLPLKSYAQDECPLCVAGEPISDPGSRRA from the coding sequence GTGAGCGGTGTCGAGCTCGACCTGCACTCGGCGCTGAAGCGCCAAGGGGCGCTGCTCGAAGGGCATTTTCGTTTGAGCTCCGGGCGCCACAGCGATCGCTTCGTTCAAAAGTTTCGGATTCTCGAGGATCCGTTGCTGCTCGAGCCGGCCGGACGCGCGATCGCCGAGCACTTCCGTGCGCTGCAGCCGACGGTCGTCGTCAGTGCGGCCGTCGGCGGAATCCTCCTCGGCTACGAGGTTGCGCGGCATTTGGGCGTCAAAGCCGTCTTCGTGGAGAAAGAGAACGGCGCACCGGTGTTGCGGCGCGGCTTCACGCTGTCGCCGGCGGATCGAGCGCTGGTCGTCGAGGACGTCGTCACGACCGGATTCTCCGTACGCGAAGTCATCGGCGTCGTTCGGCACCACGGCGCGCACGTCGTCGGCGTCGGCGCGATGGTGCTGCGCTCCGCCGTCGATTTCGGCGTCCCGACGCACGCGTTGCTCGATCTGCCGTTGAAGTCGTACGCGCAGGACGAGTGTCCGCTTTGCGTCGCGGGCGAGCCGATCAGCGATCCCGGGTCGCGCCGCGCGTGA
- a CDS encoding dihydroorotate dehydrogenase, producing MVTVPNVAVRLGKLELDYPTLMGSGCYGSGEEYAPFVDLSKIGAIVLKSVTRLPRLGNATPRLVHTPAGMLNAIGLQNPGIDWYLAHELHKYAGRRCKLVGSVAGFSVDDYPYLCERLAAREEIAGIELNVSCPNVASEGETFGCDAGLTSKVVRAARATTDKTLIVKLSPNVTDITAVAREAEAAGADALAVINTVRGMAIDVETWRPRLGNITGGLSGPAIRPIAVLAVYEVAQAVKIPIVGQGGIENLSDALEFFLAGATAISIGTANFTDPRIPERISDELQAYLAARDLASLDAIVGKANVALATPEQYEGDEG from the coding sequence ATGGTGACCGTGCCGAACGTCGCCGTCAGACTCGGTAAGCTCGAGCTCGACTATCCGACGCTGATGGGCAGCGGCTGCTATGGATCCGGCGAGGAGTACGCGCCCTTCGTGGACCTGTCGAAGATCGGCGCCATCGTCCTCAAGAGCGTCACGCGGCTACCGCGTCTGGGCAACGCGACGCCGCGGCTCGTTCATACGCCGGCCGGCATGCTCAACGCCATCGGCCTGCAGAATCCCGGCATCGACTGGTATCTCGCGCACGAGCTCCACAAATACGCGGGACGGCGCTGCAAGCTCGTGGGCAGCGTCGCCGGCTTCTCCGTGGACGACTACCCGTATCTGTGCGAGCGTCTCGCCGCGCGCGAAGAGATCGCGGGGATCGAGCTCAACGTGTCCTGCCCCAACGTCGCGAGTGAGGGCGAGACGTTCGGCTGCGACGCGGGTCTCACGTCGAAGGTCGTGCGGGCCGCGCGCGCGACCACGGACAAAACGCTGATCGTCAAACTTTCGCCCAACGTTACGGACATCACGGCGGTTGCTCGCGAGGCGGAGGCCGCCGGGGCCGACGCGCTGGCGGTCATCAATACGGTTCGCGGGATGGCGATCGACGTCGAGACGTGGCGCCCGCGATTGGGAAACATCACGGGCGGTCTCTCGGGTCCTGCGATCCGTCCGATCGCGGTACTCGCGGTCTACGAGGTCGCACAGGCGGTGAAGATCCCGATCGTCGGACAGGGAGGCATCGAGAATCTGAGCGACGCGCTCGAGTTTTTCCTCGCGGGGGCGACCGCGATCTCAATTGGGACGGCAAACTTCACCGATCCGCGCATTCCGGAGCGGATCTCGGACGAGCTGCAGGCGTATCTGGCTGCGCGCGATCTGGCGTCGCTCGACGCGATCGTGGGGAAGGCCAACGTCGCCCTCGCGACGCCCGAGCAATACGAAGGAGACGAGGGATGA
- a CDS encoding DUF6249 domain-containing protein: MDYSDLIPLAAIFFIFGAPVAAWIISRVLGHQERMEMLRHGIVPPPNAREMRKAMKYGWTPNASQPGAMPNHYFEQDFYAQHQLRRGIQVAFIGLALLIGLGFIGYRSDGHYAYGPWLLGGLIPMFVGIAQIVGAVLSGATFGPQTVRQQFGPADTGASASAPPPNSGMPPGPTYGGWRPGATPEIEKPATPPDYR, translated from the coding sequence ATGGACTATAGCGATCTCATCCCCCTGGCCGCGATATTCTTTATCTTCGGCGCACCGGTAGCTGCCTGGATCATATCCCGCGTGCTCGGACACCAAGAGCGAATGGAGATGCTGCGCCACGGAATCGTTCCGCCGCCGAATGCGCGCGAGATGCGCAAGGCCATGAAGTATGGCTGGACGCCCAATGCGTCGCAGCCCGGTGCGATGCCGAATCATTACTTCGAGCAGGACTTCTACGCGCAGCACCAGCTCCGTCGAGGCATCCAGGTCGCCTTTATCGGCTTAGCGCTGCTGATTGGTCTCGGCTTCATCGGCTACCGCAGCGACGGGCACTACGCCTACGGTCCGTGGCTGCTCGGCGGGTTGATTCCGATGTTCGTGGGCATCGCGCAGATCGTCGGAGCCGTGTTGAGCGGGGCGACGTTCGGCCCGCAAACGGTGCGCCAGCAATTCGGTCCGGCTGACACCGGCGCAAGCGCCTCGGCTCCCCCACCGAATAGTGGGATGCCGCCGGGGCCGACTTACGGCGGGTGGCGGCCCGGAGCCACGCCGGAGATCGAGAAGCCGGCGACTCCGCCGGACTATCGCTGA
- a CDS encoding response regulator transcription factor has protein sequence MEKRQAPERRPYRILVVEDDAAISRVLQLELEHERYEVDVARDGLSGLEKALKEPDLVILDLMLPRMDGIEVCKRIRAKSRVPIIMLTARDRVPDRVAGLDVGADDYITKPFSTEELLARIRARLRERTPQGNVIEYRDVVMDRDRHEVHRGGKPISLTAKEYALLEYLLLHRNKVHTRDELFNGVWGSDFLGDSNLIDVYIRYLRGKIDDGFDDKLITTVRGVGYTIKD, from the coding sequence ATGGAGAAACGGCAAGCGCCGGAGCGGCGCCCATATAGGATCCTCGTCGTCGAGGACGATGCGGCGATCAGCCGCGTGTTGCAGCTCGAGCTCGAGCACGAACGATACGAAGTAGACGTCGCGCGCGACGGGCTATCCGGTCTCGAGAAGGCACTCAAGGAACCCGACCTCGTCATTCTCGATCTGATGCTGCCCCGCATGGACGGCATCGAGGTCTGCAAGCGCATTCGCGCCAAGAGCCGTGTGCCGATCATCATGCTTACCGCACGCGACCGCGTGCCCGATCGGGTCGCCGGCCTCGACGTCGGCGCCGACGACTACATCACCAAGCCGTTCTCCACCGAAGAGCTGCTAGCGCGCATCCGTGCCCGCCTGCGCGAACGCACGCCGCAGGGCAACGTGATCGAATACCGTGACGTCGTGATGGACCGCGACCGGCACGAGGTGCACCGCGGCGGAAAACCCATCTCCCTCACCGCCAAGGAGTACGCGCTGCTTGAGTACCTGCTCTTGCACCGCAACAAGGTCCACACCCGCGACGAGCTCTTCAACGGGGTCTGGGGCAGCGATTTTCTCGGCGACTCCAACCTCATCGACGTGTACATCCGGTACCTGCGCGGGAAGATCGACGACGGCTTCGACGACAAGCTCATAACGACCGTACGAGGCGTCGGCTACACCATAAAGGATTAG
- a CDS encoding DUF4097 family beta strand repeat-containing protein, translating to MSRASIVAMLIAAEVLIVGVAVYAVGGGGTTFSSGMHHVDFTPVAQAPVAAGATPHIVIDDAQSRVGVTISNDGLVHVRDLTELRGAVFSSGSYPQLRVTRTSDGVHIERPSTGHVSIDIFGYSNERIEVEVPSGARLEIARCSGADVSGVTGGVSVRSQDGHVTLADLQGSVDAHSSDGYVEAANVRGDRLAMDSDDGHLSLQNVAVGSLAATTHDGRITAEGLNLVGASPSATMHTDDGSIRIHLPPSADVNIDASTGDGSIVVDGVSQEGNDSAQRTIRLGAGTAKMTVGTSDGSIHIYTNGANLQ from the coding sequence GTGTCGCGCGCCTCGATCGTGGCGATGCTGATCGCCGCCGAAGTGCTCATCGTCGGTGTGGCCGTATACGCGGTCGGCGGCGGCGGCACGACGTTCTCGTCAGGCATGCATCACGTCGACTTCACGCCCGTGGCGCAGGCGCCGGTCGCGGCCGGCGCTACGCCGCACATCGTGATCGACGATGCGCAGTCGCGAGTCGGCGTTACGATCTCGAACGACGGACTCGTCCACGTGCGAGACCTCACGGAGCTGCGTGGCGCCGTATTTTCGAGCGGATCGTATCCGCAGCTGCGCGTCACTCGCACGAGCGACGGCGTACACATCGAGCGCCCGTCGACAGGGCATGTGTCCATCGACATCTTCGGCTATAGCAACGAGCGGATTGAAGTTGAGGTCCCCTCGGGCGCGCGCCTCGAGATCGCGCGCTGCTCGGGTGCCGACGTCAGCGGCGTGACGGGCGGCGTGAGCGTGCGCTCGCAGGACGGCCACGTCACGCTGGCCGATCTGCAGGGCAGCGTCGACGCCCACAGCAGCGACGGCTACGTCGAGGCCGCGAACGTGCGCGGCGATCGCCTCGCGATGGATTCGGACGACGGTCATCTTTCGCTGCAGAATGTCGCGGTCGGGTCGCTCGCCGCGACGACCCACGACGGCCGCATCACGGCCGAGGGACTGAATTTGGTGGGTGCGAGCCCCTCCGCGACGATGCACACCGACGACGGCTCGATCAGGATTCACCTGCCGCCCAGTGCCGATGTCAACATCGACGCCTCGACCGGCGACGGAAGCATCGTCGTCGACGGCGTGTCGCAAGAGGGCAACGATTCCGCCCAGCGCACGATCCGTCTGGGTGCCGGGACCGCGAAAATGACGGTCGGCACGTCCGACGGATCGATACACATTTATACCAACGGAGCAAACCTACAGTGA
- a CDS encoding sigma-70 family RNA polymerase sigma factor, whose amino-acid sequence MNAEPEDGHLVAMTLRGNSEAFAKLVERYDRAVYHLAYRTLHDVEEARDATQEAFFKAFRSLRTFKPGSKFSTWIFAIAYHACCDRLNRRKRYASDELPERADSAPGPEQQVIALDQATRLRAAVDALPEKYRTVITLFHLQGKQYEEIASVLGLPMGTVKTHLFRAKEQLRRLLGEMEVTET is encoded by the coding sequence GTGAACGCGGAGCCAGAGGACGGCCACCTGGTCGCGATGACGCTTCGGGGCAACTCGGAGGCATTCGCGAAGCTCGTGGAGCGGTACGACCGCGCCGTCTACCACCTCGCCTACCGAACGCTGCACGACGTCGAGGAGGCGCGCGATGCGACGCAAGAGGCCTTTTTCAAAGCTTTTCGCAGCCTGCGAACGTTCAAGCCGGGCTCGAAGTTTTCCACGTGGATCTTCGCGATCGCCTATCACGCGTGTTGCGACCGGCTCAACCGGCGCAAGCGCTATGCCAGCGATGAACTGCCCGAGCGGGCCGACTCCGCGCCCGGGCCGGAACAGCAGGTCATCGCCCTCGACCAAGCCACTCGGCTGCGCGCCGCGGTCGACGCGCTCCCCGAGAAGTACCGCACGGTCATCACTCTCTTTCATCTCCAGGGCAAACAGTACGAAGAGATCGCGAGCGTCCTCGGCCTGCCTATGGGTACGGTGAAGACGCACTTGTTTCGCGCGAAGGAGCAGCTACGCAGGCTTCTGGGCGAAATGGAGGTAACGGAAACATGA
- the pyrF gene encoding orotidine-5'-phosphate decarboxylase: MAQLIVALDVPSAEQAERLVDRLYDLDVIVKVGLEALSGYPERILSYCEARDVRVFVDAKLHDIPRTVAAAMVHLVRPNVRLVNVHALGGLDMMRAAVDAAGERAAELGVNPPHVMAVTLLTSIAPEDLNELGLQGGPGENAIRLAALARDAGCSGVVCSAHEVRDLKRFFGDDFLTLTPGIRPAGSAHGDQKRVTTPAQAVAAGSDYLVVGRPVVDAEDPVAAVKAILEEMTVPA; encoded by the coding sequence ATGGCCCAGCTGATCGTCGCTCTCGACGTGCCCAGCGCCGAGCAGGCCGAGCGGCTCGTGGACCGGCTCTACGATCTGGACGTCATCGTCAAAGTCGGCTTGGAGGCGCTCTCCGGATATCCGGAACGAATCCTGTCGTACTGCGAGGCTCGCGACGTGCGCGTGTTCGTCGACGCGAAGCTGCACGATATTCCGCGCACCGTGGCCGCCGCGATGGTGCATCTCGTGCGCCCGAACGTGCGCCTCGTCAACGTCCATGCGTTGGGAGGACTCGACATGATGCGCGCGGCGGTCGACGCGGCCGGCGAACGTGCGGCGGAGCTCGGTGTGAACCCGCCCCACGTGATGGCGGTGACGCTGCTCACGAGCATCGCTCCCGAAGACCTGAACGAGCTCGGGCTGCAGGGCGGTCCCGGCGAGAACGCGATCCGGTTGGCCGCGCTCGCGCGCGACGCGGGCTGCTCGGGTGTCGTCTGCAGTGCGCACGAGGTGCGCGACCTCAAGCGCTTCTTCGGTGACGACTTCCTCACGCTGACGCCCGGAATTCGCCCGGCCGGCAGCGCGCATGGCGATCAGAAGCGCGTGACGACGCCGGCACAGGCCGTCGCGGCCGGTTCGGATTACCTCGTCGTGGGCCGGCCGGTCGTGGACGCGGAGGATCCGGTCGCGGCGGTGAAGGCGATTCTCGAGGAAATGACCGTACCGGCGTGA